The following coding sequences lie in one Populus nigra chromosome 15, ddPopNigr1.1, whole genome shotgun sequence genomic window:
- the LOC133674415 gene encoding transcriptional corepressor LEUNIG-like isoform X1: protein MSQTNWEADKMLDVYIHDYLVKRDLKASAQAFQAEGKVSSDPVAIDAPGGFLFEWWSVFWDIFIARTNEKHSEVAASYIETQLIKAREQQQQQQQQQGQQPQPQHQQQQQQQQQQQQMQMQHLMLQRHAQQQQQQQHQQQQHQQQQQQQQQQQQQQQHHQQQHHQPQQQQQQQQQQQHQQQQQHQQHQQQQRRDGAHLLNGTTNGLVGNDPLMRQNAATANAMATKMYEEKLKLPMERDSLADAAMKQRFGENVGHLLDPNHASILKSAAAAANGQTSEQVLHGASGAMSPQVQARNQQLPGSTPDIKSEINPVLNPRAAGPEGSLIGIHGSNQGGNNLTLKGWPLTGLEQLRSGLLQQQKPFIQAPQPFHQLQMLTPQHQQQLMLAQQSLTSPAASDESRRLRMFINNRTMSLGKDGLTNSVGDVVPNVGSPLQTVGPLFSRGETDMLIKIKMAQLQQHQHQQQQQQQQQQQQQQQQQQQSSNPQQQQQQQQQQQQQQLQQHVLSNQQSQSSSHNLHPQDKMGGAASVNVDGSMSNSFRGNDQVSKNQSGRKRKQPVSSSGPANSSGTANTAGPSPSSAPSTPSTHTPGDVISMPALPHGGGSSKPFMFGADGTGTLTSPSNQLWDDKDLELQADMDRFVEDGSLEDNVDSFLSPDDNDPRDVVPRMDVSKGFTFTEVNSVRASASKVVCCHFSSDGKLLASGGHDKRAILWYTDNLKSKATLDEHTSLITDVRFSPSMSRLATSSFDKTVRVWDADNPNFSLRTFTGHSSNVMSLDFHPTKDDLICSCDGDGEIRYWSITNGSCARVFKGGMAQMRFQPRAGKYLAAATENVVSILDVETQTCWHSLQGHTKAIHSVCWDPSGEYLASVSEDSVRVWTLGSGSEGECVHELSCNGNEFHSCVFHPTFPSLLVIGCYQSLELWNMSENKTMTLAAHDGQIAALAVSTVTGMVASASHDKFVKLWK, encoded by the exons ATGTCTCAAACCAACTGGGAAGCTGATAAAAT GTTAGATGTGTATATCCATGATTATTTGGTAAAAAGAGACTTGAAGGCTTCTGCTCAGGCTTTTCAAGCTGAAGGAAAAGTGTCATCTGATCCTGTAG CTATCGATGCACCGGGAGGCTTTCTCTTTGAATGGTGGTCAGTGTTCTGGGATATATTCATTGCAAGGACCAATGAGAAGCACTCAGAGGTTGCTGCGTCTTACATTGAG ACTCAGTTGATTAAAGCAAgggagcagcagcagcaacaacagcagcagcaaggtcaacaaccacaaccacaacatcagcagcagcagcagcagcaacaacaacaacagcaaatGCAAATGCAACATCTCATGTTGCAGAGGCATgctcagcagcagcagcagcagcagcaccaacaacaacaacaccaacaacagcaacagcaacagcaacagcaacagcaacagcagcagcatcaTCAGCAGCAGCATCATCAGCcgcagcaacagcagcagcagcagcagcagcagcagcatcagcaacagcagcagcatcaGCAGCATCAACAGCAGCAGAGAAGGGATGGTGCCCACCTCCTAAATGGTACTACAAATGGGCTTGTGGGAAATGATCCTCTCATGCGCCAAAATGCTGCAACTGCTAATGCAATGGCTACTAAGATGTAcgaggaaaaattaaaattaccaaTGGAGAGGGATTCTTTGGCAGATGCTGCAATGAAG CAAAGATTTGGTGAGAATGTAGGGCATCTTTTGGATCCAAATCATGCCTCGATTTTGaaatctgctgctgctgcagcgAATGGCCAGACTTCAGA GCAAGTGTTGCATGGTGCTTCCGGTGCAATGTCCCCACAGGTCCAGGCTCGAAATCAGCAATTGCCAGGGTCCACACCA GACATAAAGAGTGAGATCAATCCAGTGCTGAATCCTAGAGCTGCTGGTCCAGAAGGATCATTGATAGGAATTCATG GATCAAATCAAGGTGGTAACAATTTGACTTTAAAAGGATGGCCACTCACT GGATTGGAACAACTTCGTTCAGGGCTTCTTCAGCAACAAAAGCCTTTTATACAGGCTCCTCAGCCCTTTCATCAACTTCAGATGTTAACACCACAACACCAGCAACAGCTAATGCTTGCACAACAAAGTTTAACATCACCAGCTGCTAGTGATGAAAGTAGAAGGCTGAGAATGTTTATCAATAACCGGACTATGAGCCTTGGAAAGGATGGCCTTACAAATTCTGTTGGTGATGTTGTTCCAAATGTTGGATCCCCTTTGCAAACTGTGGGCCCACTTTTTTCTCGTGGAGAGACAGATATGCTGATTAAG ATAAAAATGGCTCAGTTACAGCAGCATCAGcatcagcaacagcaacagcaacagcaacagcaacagcaacagcaacagcaacaacaacagaGCAGCAAtccacagcagcagcagcagcaacagcagcagcaacagcagcagcagcttcagCAGCACGTGCTTTCAAATCAGCAATCACAGAGTTCAAGTCACAATCTTCACCCGCAAGATAAGATGGGGGGTGCTGCTAGTGTCAACGTCGACGGTAGCATGTCCAACTCTTTTCGAGGAAACGATCAG GTTTCAAAAAACCAGAGTGGGAGAAAGAGAAAACAACCAGTGTCATCTTCTGGTCCTGCCAATAGCTCAGGAACTGCAAATACAGCAGGACCCTCCCCAAGTTCAGCTCCTTCAACACCTTCTACCCACACACCTGGAGATGTGATCTCAATGCCTGCTTTGCCTCATGGTGGAGGTTCTTCTAAGCCTTTTATGTTTGGGGCAGATGGTACGGGCACCCTTACATCACCATCGAATCAATTG TGGGATGACAAAGATCTTGAATTGCAGGCTGATATGGATCGTTTTGTGGAGGATGGATCTCTTGAGGACAatgttgattcttttttatCCCCTGATGATAATGACCCTAGAGATGTGGTTCCTCGTATGGATGTGAGCAAAG GATTCACATTTACTGAAGTAAATTCTGTTAGAGCAAGTGCAAGTAAAGTAGTCTGTTGCCATTTCTCATCAGACGGGAAATTGCTTGCTAGTGGCGGCCATGATAAAAGG GCTATATTGTGGTACACAGATAATTTAAAGTCAAAAGCTACCCTTGACGAACATACATCTCTGATTACTGACGTCCGTTTCAGCCCAAGCATGTCACGTCTTGCAACATCatcatttgacaaaactgttagGGTTTGGGATGCTGACAAT CCTAATTTCTCACTCCGCACTTTTACTGGACATTCTTCCAATGTAATGTCACTAGACTTCCACCCAACTAAAGATGATCTTATATGCTCTTGTGATGGGGATGGTGAAATAAGATACTGGAGTATTACCAATGGTAGCTGTGCAAGAGTATTCAAG GGTGGTATGGCCCAGATGAGATTTCAACCCCGTGCAGGGAAGTATCTTGCTGCTGCTACTGAGAATGTTGTGTCTATACTGGATGTTGAGACACAAACTTGTTGGCATTCGTTACAG GGTCATACTAAAGCAATCCATTCTGTTTGTTGGGATCCTTCTGGTGAGTATCTAGCGTCTGTCAGTGAGGACTCTGTCAGAGTCTGGACGCTTGGATCAGGAAGTGAGGGTGAATGTGTTCATGAGTTGAGTTGTAATGGCAACGAATTCCACTCCTGTGTTTTTCATCCTACATTCCCTTCATTGCTAGTCATTGGCTGTTACCAG TCTTTGGAGCTTTGGAACATGAGTGAGAACAAGACAATGACTCTGGCAGCCCATGATGGTCAAATTGCTGCATTGGCTGTATCAACTGTTACAGGGATGGTTGCATCTGCTAGTCATGATAAGTTTGTCAAACTGTGGAAATGA
- the LOC133674415 gene encoding transcriptional corepressor LEUNIG-like isoform X2 produces MSQTNWEADKMLDVYIHDYLVKRDLKASAQAFQAEGKVSSDPVAIDAPGGFLFEWWSVFWDIFIARTNEKHSEVAASYIETQLIKAREQQQQQQQQQGQQPQPQHQQQQQQQQQQQQMQMQHLMLQRHAQQQQQQQHQQQQHQQQQQQQQQQQQQQQHHQQQHHQPQQQQQQQQQQQHQQQQQHQQHQQQQRRDGAHLLNGTTNGLVGNDPLMRQNAATANAMATKMYEEKLKLPMERDSLADAAMKQRFGENVGHLLDPNHASILKSAAAAANGQTSEQVLHGASGAMSPQVQARNQQLPGSTPDIKSEINPVLNPRAAGPEGSLIGIHGSNQGGNNLTLKGWPLTGLEQLRSGLLQQQKPFIQAPQPFHQLQMLTPQHQQQLMLAQQSLTSPAASDESRRLRMFINNRTMSLGKDGLTNSVGDVVPNVGSPLQTVGPLFSRGETDMLIKIKMAQLQQHQHQQQQQQQQQQQQQQQQQQQSSNPQQQQQQQQQQQQQQLQQHVLSNQQSQSSSHNLHPQDKMGGAASVNVDGSMSNSFRGNDQSGRKRKQPVSSSGPANSSGTANTAGPSPSSAPSTPSTHTPGDVISMPALPHGGGSSKPFMFGADGTGTLTSPSNQLWDDKDLELQADMDRFVEDGSLEDNVDSFLSPDDNDPRDVVPRMDVSKGFTFTEVNSVRASASKVVCCHFSSDGKLLASGGHDKRAILWYTDNLKSKATLDEHTSLITDVRFSPSMSRLATSSFDKTVRVWDADNPNFSLRTFTGHSSNVMSLDFHPTKDDLICSCDGDGEIRYWSITNGSCARVFKGGMAQMRFQPRAGKYLAAATENVVSILDVETQTCWHSLQGHTKAIHSVCWDPSGEYLASVSEDSVRVWTLGSGSEGECVHELSCNGNEFHSCVFHPTFPSLLVIGCYQSLELWNMSENKTMTLAAHDGQIAALAVSTVTGMVASASHDKFVKLWK; encoded by the exons ATGTCTCAAACCAACTGGGAAGCTGATAAAAT GTTAGATGTGTATATCCATGATTATTTGGTAAAAAGAGACTTGAAGGCTTCTGCTCAGGCTTTTCAAGCTGAAGGAAAAGTGTCATCTGATCCTGTAG CTATCGATGCACCGGGAGGCTTTCTCTTTGAATGGTGGTCAGTGTTCTGGGATATATTCATTGCAAGGACCAATGAGAAGCACTCAGAGGTTGCTGCGTCTTACATTGAG ACTCAGTTGATTAAAGCAAgggagcagcagcagcaacaacagcagcagcaaggtcaacaaccacaaccacaacatcagcagcagcagcagcagcaacaacaacaacagcaaatGCAAATGCAACATCTCATGTTGCAGAGGCATgctcagcagcagcagcagcagcagcaccaacaacaacaacaccaacaacagcaacagcaacagcaacagcaacagcaacagcagcagcatcaTCAGCAGCAGCATCATCAGCcgcagcaacagcagcagcagcagcagcagcagcagcatcagcaacagcagcagcatcaGCAGCATCAACAGCAGCAGAGAAGGGATGGTGCCCACCTCCTAAATGGTACTACAAATGGGCTTGTGGGAAATGATCCTCTCATGCGCCAAAATGCTGCAACTGCTAATGCAATGGCTACTAAGATGTAcgaggaaaaattaaaattaccaaTGGAGAGGGATTCTTTGGCAGATGCTGCAATGAAG CAAAGATTTGGTGAGAATGTAGGGCATCTTTTGGATCCAAATCATGCCTCGATTTTGaaatctgctgctgctgcagcgAATGGCCAGACTTCAGA GCAAGTGTTGCATGGTGCTTCCGGTGCAATGTCCCCACAGGTCCAGGCTCGAAATCAGCAATTGCCAGGGTCCACACCA GACATAAAGAGTGAGATCAATCCAGTGCTGAATCCTAGAGCTGCTGGTCCAGAAGGATCATTGATAGGAATTCATG GATCAAATCAAGGTGGTAACAATTTGACTTTAAAAGGATGGCCACTCACT GGATTGGAACAACTTCGTTCAGGGCTTCTTCAGCAACAAAAGCCTTTTATACAGGCTCCTCAGCCCTTTCATCAACTTCAGATGTTAACACCACAACACCAGCAACAGCTAATGCTTGCACAACAAAGTTTAACATCACCAGCTGCTAGTGATGAAAGTAGAAGGCTGAGAATGTTTATCAATAACCGGACTATGAGCCTTGGAAAGGATGGCCTTACAAATTCTGTTGGTGATGTTGTTCCAAATGTTGGATCCCCTTTGCAAACTGTGGGCCCACTTTTTTCTCGTGGAGAGACAGATATGCTGATTAAG ATAAAAATGGCTCAGTTACAGCAGCATCAGcatcagcaacagcaacagcaacagcaacagcaacagcaacagcaacagcaacaacaacagaGCAGCAAtccacagcagcagcagcagcaacagcagcagcaacagcagcagcagcttcagCAGCACGTGCTTTCAAATCAGCAATCACAGAGTTCAAGTCACAATCTTCACCCGCAAGATAAGATGGGGGGTGCTGCTAGTGTCAACGTCGACGGTAGCATGTCCAACTCTTTTCGAGGAAACGATCAG AGTGGGAGAAAGAGAAAACAACCAGTGTCATCTTCTGGTCCTGCCAATAGCTCAGGAACTGCAAATACAGCAGGACCCTCCCCAAGTTCAGCTCCTTCAACACCTTCTACCCACACACCTGGAGATGTGATCTCAATGCCTGCTTTGCCTCATGGTGGAGGTTCTTCTAAGCCTTTTATGTTTGGGGCAGATGGTACGGGCACCCTTACATCACCATCGAATCAATTG TGGGATGACAAAGATCTTGAATTGCAGGCTGATATGGATCGTTTTGTGGAGGATGGATCTCTTGAGGACAatgttgattcttttttatCCCCTGATGATAATGACCCTAGAGATGTGGTTCCTCGTATGGATGTGAGCAAAG GATTCACATTTACTGAAGTAAATTCTGTTAGAGCAAGTGCAAGTAAAGTAGTCTGTTGCCATTTCTCATCAGACGGGAAATTGCTTGCTAGTGGCGGCCATGATAAAAGG GCTATATTGTGGTACACAGATAATTTAAAGTCAAAAGCTACCCTTGACGAACATACATCTCTGATTACTGACGTCCGTTTCAGCCCAAGCATGTCACGTCTTGCAACATCatcatttgacaaaactgttagGGTTTGGGATGCTGACAAT CCTAATTTCTCACTCCGCACTTTTACTGGACATTCTTCCAATGTAATGTCACTAGACTTCCACCCAACTAAAGATGATCTTATATGCTCTTGTGATGGGGATGGTGAAATAAGATACTGGAGTATTACCAATGGTAGCTGTGCAAGAGTATTCAAG GGTGGTATGGCCCAGATGAGATTTCAACCCCGTGCAGGGAAGTATCTTGCTGCTGCTACTGAGAATGTTGTGTCTATACTGGATGTTGAGACACAAACTTGTTGGCATTCGTTACAG GGTCATACTAAAGCAATCCATTCTGTTTGTTGGGATCCTTCTGGTGAGTATCTAGCGTCTGTCAGTGAGGACTCTGTCAGAGTCTGGACGCTTGGATCAGGAAGTGAGGGTGAATGTGTTCATGAGTTGAGTTGTAATGGCAACGAATTCCACTCCTGTGTTTTTCATCCTACATTCCCTTCATTGCTAGTCATTGGCTGTTACCAG TCTTTGGAGCTTTGGAACATGAGTGAGAACAAGACAATGACTCTGGCAGCCCATGATGGTCAAATTGCTGCATTGGCTGTATCAACTGTTACAGGGATGGTTGCATCTGCTAGTCATGATAAGTTTGTCAAACTGTGGAAATGA
- the LOC133674415 gene encoding transcriptional corepressor LEUNIG-like isoform X3 has protein sequence MSQTNWEADKMLDVYIHDYLVKRDLKASAQAFQAEGKVSSDPVAIDAPGGFLFEWWSVFWDIFIARTNEKHSEVAASYIETQLIKAREQQQQQQQQQGQQPQPQHQQQQQQQQQQQQMQMQHLMLQRHAQQQQQQQHQQQQHQQQQQQQQQQQQQQQHHQQQHHQPQQQQQQQQQQQHQQQQQHQQHQQQQRRDGAHLLNGTTNGLVGNDPLMRQNAATANAMATKMYEEKLKLPMERDSLADAAMKQRFGENVGHLLDPNHASILKSAAAAANGQTSEQVLHGASGAMSPQVQARNQQLPGSTPDIKSEINPVLNPRAAGPEGSLIGIHGSNQGGNNLTLKGWPLTGLEQLRSGLLQQQKPFIQAPQPFHQLQMLTPQHQQQLMLAQQSLTSPAASDESRRLRMFINNRTMSLGKDGLTNSVGDVVPNVGSPLQTVGPLFSRGETDMLIKIKMAQLQQHQHQQQQQQQQQQQQQQQQQQQSSNPQQQQQQQQQQQQQQLQQHVLSNQQSQSSSHNLHPQDKMGGAASVNVDGSMSNSFRGNDQVSKNQSGRKRKQPVSSSGPANSSGTANTAGPSPSSAPSTPSTHTPGDVISMPALPHGGGSSKPFMFGADGTGTLTSPSNQLADMDRFVEDGSLEDNVDSFLSPDDNDPRDVVPRMDVSKGFTFTEVNSVRASASKVVCCHFSSDGKLLASGGHDKRAILWYTDNLKSKATLDEHTSLITDVRFSPSMSRLATSSFDKTVRVWDADNPNFSLRTFTGHSSNVMSLDFHPTKDDLICSCDGDGEIRYWSITNGSCARVFKGGMAQMRFQPRAGKYLAAATENVVSILDVETQTCWHSLQGHTKAIHSVCWDPSGEYLASVSEDSVRVWTLGSGSEGECVHELSCNGNEFHSCVFHPTFPSLLVIGCYQSLELWNMSENKTMTLAAHDGQIAALAVSTVTGMVASASHDKFVKLWK, from the exons ATGTCTCAAACCAACTGGGAAGCTGATAAAAT GTTAGATGTGTATATCCATGATTATTTGGTAAAAAGAGACTTGAAGGCTTCTGCTCAGGCTTTTCAAGCTGAAGGAAAAGTGTCATCTGATCCTGTAG CTATCGATGCACCGGGAGGCTTTCTCTTTGAATGGTGGTCAGTGTTCTGGGATATATTCATTGCAAGGACCAATGAGAAGCACTCAGAGGTTGCTGCGTCTTACATTGAG ACTCAGTTGATTAAAGCAAgggagcagcagcagcaacaacagcagcagcaaggtcaacaaccacaaccacaacatcagcagcagcagcagcagcaacaacaacaacagcaaatGCAAATGCAACATCTCATGTTGCAGAGGCATgctcagcagcagcagcagcagcagcaccaacaacaacaacaccaacaacagcaacagcaacagcaacagcaacagcaacagcagcagcatcaTCAGCAGCAGCATCATCAGCcgcagcaacagcagcagcagcagcagcagcagcagcatcagcaacagcagcagcatcaGCAGCATCAACAGCAGCAGAGAAGGGATGGTGCCCACCTCCTAAATGGTACTACAAATGGGCTTGTGGGAAATGATCCTCTCATGCGCCAAAATGCTGCAACTGCTAATGCAATGGCTACTAAGATGTAcgaggaaaaattaaaattaccaaTGGAGAGGGATTCTTTGGCAGATGCTGCAATGAAG CAAAGATTTGGTGAGAATGTAGGGCATCTTTTGGATCCAAATCATGCCTCGATTTTGaaatctgctgctgctgcagcgAATGGCCAGACTTCAGA GCAAGTGTTGCATGGTGCTTCCGGTGCAATGTCCCCACAGGTCCAGGCTCGAAATCAGCAATTGCCAGGGTCCACACCA GACATAAAGAGTGAGATCAATCCAGTGCTGAATCCTAGAGCTGCTGGTCCAGAAGGATCATTGATAGGAATTCATG GATCAAATCAAGGTGGTAACAATTTGACTTTAAAAGGATGGCCACTCACT GGATTGGAACAACTTCGTTCAGGGCTTCTTCAGCAACAAAAGCCTTTTATACAGGCTCCTCAGCCCTTTCATCAACTTCAGATGTTAACACCACAACACCAGCAACAGCTAATGCTTGCACAACAAAGTTTAACATCACCAGCTGCTAGTGATGAAAGTAGAAGGCTGAGAATGTTTATCAATAACCGGACTATGAGCCTTGGAAAGGATGGCCTTACAAATTCTGTTGGTGATGTTGTTCCAAATGTTGGATCCCCTTTGCAAACTGTGGGCCCACTTTTTTCTCGTGGAGAGACAGATATGCTGATTAAG ATAAAAATGGCTCAGTTACAGCAGCATCAGcatcagcaacagcaacagcaacagcaacagcaacagcaacagcaacagcaacaacaacagaGCAGCAAtccacagcagcagcagcagcaacagcagcagcaacagcagcagcagcttcagCAGCACGTGCTTTCAAATCAGCAATCACAGAGTTCAAGTCACAATCTTCACCCGCAAGATAAGATGGGGGGTGCTGCTAGTGTCAACGTCGACGGTAGCATGTCCAACTCTTTTCGAGGAAACGATCAG GTTTCAAAAAACCAGAGTGGGAGAAAGAGAAAACAACCAGTGTCATCTTCTGGTCCTGCCAATAGCTCAGGAACTGCAAATACAGCAGGACCCTCCCCAAGTTCAGCTCCTTCAACACCTTCTACCCACACACCTGGAGATGTGATCTCAATGCCTGCTTTGCCTCATGGTGGAGGTTCTTCTAAGCCTTTTATGTTTGGGGCAGATGGTACGGGCACCCTTACATCACCATCGAATCAATTG GCTGATATGGATCGTTTTGTGGAGGATGGATCTCTTGAGGACAatgttgattcttttttatCCCCTGATGATAATGACCCTAGAGATGTGGTTCCTCGTATGGATGTGAGCAAAG GATTCACATTTACTGAAGTAAATTCTGTTAGAGCAAGTGCAAGTAAAGTAGTCTGTTGCCATTTCTCATCAGACGGGAAATTGCTTGCTAGTGGCGGCCATGATAAAAGG GCTATATTGTGGTACACAGATAATTTAAAGTCAAAAGCTACCCTTGACGAACATACATCTCTGATTACTGACGTCCGTTTCAGCCCAAGCATGTCACGTCTTGCAACATCatcatttgacaaaactgttagGGTTTGGGATGCTGACAAT CCTAATTTCTCACTCCGCACTTTTACTGGACATTCTTCCAATGTAATGTCACTAGACTTCCACCCAACTAAAGATGATCTTATATGCTCTTGTGATGGGGATGGTGAAATAAGATACTGGAGTATTACCAATGGTAGCTGTGCAAGAGTATTCAAG GGTGGTATGGCCCAGATGAGATTTCAACCCCGTGCAGGGAAGTATCTTGCTGCTGCTACTGAGAATGTTGTGTCTATACTGGATGTTGAGACACAAACTTGTTGGCATTCGTTACAG GGTCATACTAAAGCAATCCATTCTGTTTGTTGGGATCCTTCTGGTGAGTATCTAGCGTCTGTCAGTGAGGACTCTGTCAGAGTCTGGACGCTTGGATCAGGAAGTGAGGGTGAATGTGTTCATGAGTTGAGTTGTAATGGCAACGAATTCCACTCCTGTGTTTTTCATCCTACATTCCCTTCATTGCTAGTCATTGGCTGTTACCAG TCTTTGGAGCTTTGGAACATGAGTGAGAACAAGACAATGACTCTGGCAGCCCATGATGGTCAAATTGCTGCATTGGCTGTATCAACTGTTACAGGGATGGTTGCATCTGCTAGTCATGATAAGTTTGTCAAACTGTGGAAATGA
- the LOC133673962 gene encoding probable 2-oxoglutarate-dependent dioxygenase AOP1, translated as MAAKVEIPFLDISEEALAGIDVKSEKWKELCNQVREACETHGIFFLVYDKIPTSLREEMFVALKALFDLPEETKNKHVNPKPYRSYLGNCPVIPFHESFGVDDAPTLDASQAFTNLMWPEGNPSFCETIHGMSSKMQELNFLVMKMIYESFDIEKLYDSFVKETTSIFRIMKYKVPPSATDSSIGLVAHTDKNAITILCQNEVQGLEIQTKNGDWAQVMVPENAFTAVVGDALKAWSNGRLHAARHRVVISGEKDRYSCGLFSMPKEEAVVEVPDELVDKEHPLQYRPFNYSDYISYFVSKLSDDALEIYAGI; from the exons ATGGCAGCTAAGGTCGAAATCCCATTTCTTGATATCTCTGAGGAAGCTTTGGCAGGCATAGACGTTAAGAGTGAGAAGTGGAAAGAATTGTGTAACCAAGTTAGAGAGGCATGTGAGACTCACGGGATCTTCTTTTTGGTTTATGATAAGATTCCTACTAGCCTACGTGAAGAAATGTTTGTTGCCCTGAAGGCACTGTTTGATCTTCCTGAGGAGACAAAGAACAAGCACGTCAATCCTAAGCCATATCGAAGTTACTTAGGTAACTGTCCTGTAATTCCTTTTCATGAGAGCTTTGGTGTTGATGATGCTCCAACTCTTGACGCTTCTCAAGCTTTTACCAACCTTATGTGGCCAGAAGGGAACCCAAGTTTCTG TGAGACCATCCATGGCATGAGCTCAAAGATGCAAGAACTGAATTTTCTGGTGATGAAAATGATATACGAAAGCTTTGACATTGAAAAGCTCTATGACTCTTTCGTTAAGGAAACCACCAGTATATTTCGAATAATGAAGTATAAAGTTCCTCCAAGTGCGACGGACTCGTCCATCGGTCTAGTGGCTCACACCGACAAAAATGCCATCACCATTTTATGCCAAAATGAAGTTCAGGGTCTTGAGATTCAAACCAAGAATGGAGATTGGGCTCAAGTCATGGTTCCAGAGAATGCTTTCACAGCTGTTGTTGGTGACGCACTCAAG GCATGGAGCAATGGCAGACTTCACGCAGCAAGGCATAGGGTGGTGATTAGCGGGGAAAAAGACAGGTATTCATGTGGACTGTTTTCAATGCCGAAGGAGGAAGCAGTAGTTGAGGTGCCAGATGAACTCGTGGACAAGGAGCATCCTCTTCAATACAGGCCATTTAATTATTCAGATTATATCTCCTACTTTGTTTCCAAACTAAGTGACGATGCGTTGGAGATATATGCTGGCATTTGA